The Prevotella sp. E9-3 genome has a window encoding:
- a CDS encoding rhamnulokinase family protein, which produces MENKNCFFAVDLGATSGRTIIGTITDGHFELEEVTRFPNNLIEQGGHYYWDIYALYFEIIRGLKEVAHRAIEITSIGIDTWGVDFVFVGEDNAILRNPRAYRDPITFDAMDDYLKHVISKKEVYDVTGIQFMNFNSIFQLYAMKREGNSAFKAAKKILFVPDALSWMLTGNEVCEYTIASTSQLLDPRTKQLDERLLQSLGLTRSMFGKMVQPGTMIGVLTDEVQRLTGLGPVPVIAVAGHDTGSAVAAVPAKDEKFAYLSSGTWSLMGIETNDAIINDLSYERNFTNEGGIEGTTRFLKNICGMWLYERCRLEWPEEVRKLSHPELQGQAMSVEPFRSLINPDDPMFAAPASMIGAIKKYCRDTNQYVPETPAEICRCIFDSLALRYRQVFQWMQEFAPFRLDVLHIIGGGSLNKYLNQFTANSTGATVLAGPQEGTAIGNILLQAKAARLVKDIWEMRAIIANSIELVKYEPQDKAVWDAAFERYLSIVK; this is translated from the coding sequence ATGGAAAACAAGAATTGTTTTTTCGCTGTTGACCTTGGTGCCACAAGTGGCCGAACAATTATCGGTACCATAACAGACGGACACTTTGAACTGGAAGAGGTAACTCGCTTCCCCAATAATCTGATTGAACAGGGCGGACATTACTATTGGGATATTTACGCCCTCTATTTCGAAATAATCCGTGGACTGAAGGAAGTGGCCCATCGAGCTATCGAGATTACTTCTATAGGTATCGATACCTGGGGAGTGGACTTTGTGTTTGTTGGCGAAGATAATGCTATATTAAGGAACCCACGTGCATATCGCGATCCTATTACTTTCGATGCGATGGACGATTACCTGAAGCATGTTATCTCAAAGAAAGAGGTTTATGATGTGACAGGTATTCAGTTCATGAACTTCAACAGCATCTTCCAGCTCTACGCTATGAAGCGCGAGGGCAATTCGGCTTTCAAGGCTGCAAAGAAAATACTCTTCGTGCCCGATGCTCTTTCGTGGATGCTCACTGGCAATGAGGTGTGCGAATATACCATCGCTTCAACCTCACAGTTGCTCGACCCACGCACCAAGCAGCTGGACGAGCGCCTGTTGCAGTCGTTGGGACTTACCCGTTCTATGTTTGGAAAGATGGTTCAGCCAGGCACAATGATTGGCGTGCTCACCGACGAAGTCCAGCGACTCACCGGACTGGGCCCCGTGCCTGTGATAGCCGTTGCCGGTCATGATACAGGTTCTGCTGTGGCTGCTGTTCCGGCCAAGGACGAGAAGTTTGCCTATCTGTCGAGTGGTACATGGTCTCTCATGGGGATTGAAACGAACGATGCCATCATCAACGATCTTTCTTACGAGCGCAACTTCACCAATGAAGGCGGAATAGAGGGCACCACACGCTTCTTGAAAAATATCTGCGGCATGTGGCTTTATGAGCGTTGCCGCTTAGAGTGGCCCGAGGAAGTACGCAAACTTTCTCATCCCGAGCTGCAGGGACAAGCCATGAGCGTTGAGCCTTTCCGCTCGCTCATCAATCCCGACGATCCGATGTTTGCTGCTCCTGCTTCAATGATTGGAGCCATCAAGAAATACTGTCGCGATACCAACCAGTATGTGCCAGAGACCCCGGCAGAGATATGCCGCTGCATCTTCGACTCACTGGCTCTGCGCTATCGTCAGGTGTTCCAGTGGATGCAGGAGTTTGCTCCCTTCCGTCTCGACGTGCTGCATATCATTGGTGGCGGTTCGCTCAACAAATACCTGAACCAGTTCACTGCCAACTCTACCGGTGCCACCGTACTTGCCGGCCCGCAGGAAGGTACAGCCATCGGCAATATCCTGCTGCAAGCCAAGGCTGCCCGTCTGGTCAAGGATATCTGGGAAATGCGTGCCATCATTGCCAACAGCATTGAGCTCGTGAAGTATGAGCCACAGGACAAGGCTGTCTGGGATGCCGCTTTTGAACGCTACCTTAGCATCGTCAAATAA
- a CDS encoding START-like domain-containing protein, which produces MKKQRLDIEYPLSAGQLDTVWKLISTDHGLGRWLADKVTEEDGIISFTWGQPWADHHTLEANILECEKNKRIRFQWVEEEDPDAYWEMRIGQSELTGELCLYVVDYAQEDEIDDLRSLWDGNMERLHASSGL; this is translated from the coding sequence ATGAAAAAACAAAGATTGGACATAGAATATCCGCTGTCAGCAGGGCAGTTAGATACTGTATGGAAACTCATCAGCACCGACCACGGGTTGGGACGTTGGCTGGCAGACAAAGTTACTGAAGAAGATGGCATCATATCATTCACATGGGGACAACCATGGGCTGATCATCACACATTAGAGGCAAACATATTGGAATGCGAAAAGAACAAACGCATTCGTTTTCAATGGGTAGAAGAGGAAGATCCTGATGCATACTGGGAGATGCGTATCGGCCAGAGTGAACTGACTGGCGAACTCTGTCTATATGTAGTTGATTATGCACAGGAGGATGAAATTGACGATTTGCGTTCTCTTTGGGATGGAAACATGGAACGCCTGCATGCCTCAAGTGGACTATAA
- a CDS encoding sodium:alanine symporter family protein, which translates to MIDLINQLNDALWGYVIIAALVGCGLWFTVRTRFVQFRMFGEMLRLLTDSSDRPKGHEKHISSFQAFAVSLASRIGTGNLAGVATAIAVGGPGAVFWMWVMALVGSATAFVESILGQLFKRHHQDSFIGGPAYYIQQGLHSKWMAFLFAVLITVSFGLANNSVQANTICGAMQGAFGFDPVLVGLLLTALTLVIVFGGIQRIARVSSVLVPVMAVGYFVLALVVIFMNLSYIPHVFKVIIESAFGLNQAIGGTVGATIMNGVKRGLFSNEAGEGSAPNAAATAAVSHPVKQGLIQALGVFTDTLLVCSCTAFIILISGLYDHPELNGIVLTQRALQSEVGAWGATFVAVAIFLFAYSSMIGNYYYGEANIRFMTSNSKAVTVFRIFSGGVMVMFGALVSLDTVWSIIDLCMALLTACNLVAIILLAKYVFRLLDDYRQQKRQGIKEPTFHRSQLPELDLECWD; encoded by the coding sequence ATGATAGACTTGATCAATCAACTGAACGATGCCCTATGGGGGTATGTGATTATTGCTGCATTGGTGGGATGTGGCTTGTGGTTTACAGTCCGCACTCGTTTCGTACAATTCCGCATGTTTGGCGAAATGTTGCGCTTGCTAACCGATTCGTCAGACCGACCAAAAGGGCATGAGAAGCACATATCTTCATTCCAGGCATTTGCAGTGTCACTCGCTTCACGCATTGGAACAGGCAATCTTGCCGGTGTGGCCACAGCAATAGCCGTTGGCGGACCTGGTGCTGTGTTCTGGATGTGGGTGATGGCTCTTGTGGGATCGGCCACAGCATTTGTCGAATCCATCTTAGGTCAGTTGTTCAAGCGTCATCATCAGGATTCGTTCATCGGTGGCCCGGCCTATTATATTCAGCAAGGTCTGCACAGCAAGTGGATGGCTTTCCTTTTTGCCGTGCTCATCACTGTGTCTTTTGGATTGGCCAACAACTCGGTTCAGGCAAATACTATCTGTGGAGCAATGCAGGGCGCCTTTGGTTTTGACCCAGTATTGGTGGGCTTGCTGTTGACTGCGCTGACACTGGTTATCGTGTTCGGCGGTATTCAGCGTATTGCCCGTGTCAGTTCGGTACTTGTGCCAGTGATGGCGGTGGGCTATTTCGTGTTGGCTCTGGTCGTCATCTTTATGAACCTTTCCTATATTCCCCATGTGTTCAAGGTGATTATTGAAAGCGCTTTCGGACTTAATCAGGCTATTGGCGGAACCGTCGGTGCCACTATTATGAATGGCGTGAAGCGCGGACTCTTCTCGAATGAGGCCGGCGAGGGCAGTGCGCCCAATGCTGCAGCCACAGCCGCAGTGAGCCATCCGGTGAAACAAGGACTGATTCAGGCACTTGGCGTTTTTACCGATACCTTGCTGGTATGTTCATGTACAGCGTTTATCATCCTGATTAGCGGTCTCTATGACCATCCGGAGCTGAATGGTATTGTTCTTACACAGAGGGCACTTCAGAGTGAGGTAGGGGCCTGGGGAGCCACCTTCGTTGCTGTGGCCATTTTCCTCTTTGCCTATAGTAGTATGATTGGCAATTACTACTATGGTGAGGCAAACATCCGCTTTATGACCAGCAATTCAAAGGCCGTTACGGTGTTCCGCATTTTCTCGGGCGGCGTGATGGTGATGTTTGGCGCTCTCGTTTCGCTCGATACCGTATGGAGCATCATAGACCTTTGCATGGCCTTGCTCACGGCTTGTAATCTCGTGGCTATTATACTTCTTGCCAAATATGTTTTCCGACTGTTGGACGATTACCGCCAACAGAAGCGTCAAGGCATCAAGGAACCTACGTTCCATCGATCACAACTGCCTGAACTTGACCTTGAGTGTTGGGACTGA
- a CDS encoding glycosyl hydrolase 53 family protein, which translates to MKKYLLTFMSFFVGMALSAQSFYICSEGNTQTASTMSFTNNGQLINEVYSVSSIDSITMHVPDLHFVGGDISMLTQYEKQKAKYKNASGAQITDLIAFLKEQGWNSLRLRLFVDPSQDADKCVVQDLEYVKALGRRIKEAGMLLVLDFHYSDTWADPAKQWTPVSWQSLSNEQLYTKIYEYTKDCLEQMVAAGAAPDFIQTGNEISYGMLWGKSGSTGYRCYSGSESNWPRFTTLLKNAGKACREVCPQAKIILHTERVPKPGVLLNFYNQMKSKKVDYDIIGLSYYPYFHGNIGVLETAISQLEANFKNKPIQIVEFGYTYKYEVPGTSFDYRATYPYSNEGQRKLTADVITMLKRHSSVTGLYWWYPEANAYNCTGNLKNDWYNATLFDNSTGKVLPALFELKNFK; encoded by the coding sequence ATGAAAAAATACCTCTTGACATTCATGTCCTTTTTTGTGGGGATGGCACTTTCGGCACAGTCGTTCTATATCTGTTCTGAAGGTAACACGCAGACCGCTTCCACCATGTCGTTTACCAACAATGGTCAGCTGATCAATGAGGTGTATTCGGTTTCTTCCATAGATAGCATTACGATGCATGTTCCCGATTTGCACTTTGTGGGTGGTGACATCTCTATGTTGACTCAATACGAGAAGCAGAAAGCAAAGTATAAGAATGCCTCGGGAGCCCAGATCACCGACCTTATCGCATTTCTGAAAGAGCAAGGGTGGAACTCATTGCGCCTTCGCCTGTTTGTTGACCCGTCGCAGGATGCCGACAAATGTGTTGTTCAGGACTTGGAGTATGTCAAGGCATTGGGACGTCGTATTAAGGAGGCAGGCATGCTGCTTGTTCTTGACTTCCACTATAGCGACACCTGGGCCGATCCTGCCAAGCAGTGGACGCCAGTTTCATGGCAGAGCTTGTCCAACGAACAGCTCTATACCAAAATCTATGAATATACTAAAGACTGTCTGGAACAAATGGTGGCAGCTGGTGCGGCACCTGACTTTATACAAACGGGAAATGAAATCTCTTATGGCATGCTTTGGGGAAAGAGCGGTTCAACGGGCTATCGCTGCTATTCAGGGAGTGAGTCCAACTGGCCACGCTTTACCACTCTGTTGAAAAATGCCGGAAAGGCCTGTCGCGAGGTGTGTCCGCAGGCAAAGATTATTCTTCATACAGAACGTGTACCCAAACCTGGCGTGTTGTTGAACTTCTATAATCAGATGAAGTCAAAAAAGGTGGATTATGATATCATCGGACTGTCCTACTATCCTTATTTCCACGGCAATATAGGCGTGCTTGAAACAGCAATCAGCCAATTGGAGGCTAATTTCAAGAACAAGCCCATTCAGATAGTTGAGTTTGGCTATACCTATAAATATGAGGTACCGGGTACCAGTTTCGACTATAGAGCAACCTATCCTTATTCCAATGAGGGACAACGCAAACTGACGGCCGATGTTATTACGATGCTGAAACGCCATAGTTCGGTCACCGGTTTGTATTGGTGGTACCCCGAGGCAAATGCTTATAACTGTACCGGCAATCTGAAAAACGATTGGTATAATGCCACCCTCTTTGATAATTCTACAGGAAAAGTATTGCCAGCTCTTTTCGAACTAAAGAATTTTAAGTAG
- a CDS encoding L-rhamnose isomerase: MKANLIEQAYAVAKERYAAIGVDTDAVLDQLQKQQISLHCWQTDDVVGFERNDALSGGIQTTGNYPGRARNIDEVRQDIEFVKTLLGGNHRLNLHEIYGDFQGKFVDRDQVEVKHFQSWIDWAKENNMKLDFNSTSFSHPKSGDLTLSNPDKSIRDFWIEHTKRCRRIADAMGKAQNDPCIMNIWVHDGSKDMPVQRKKYREILAASLDEIMAEKLDGVKNCFEAKLFGIGLESYTVGSHDFYTAYCATRKQMYTLDTGHYEQTENVSDFVSTLLMYVPELMLHVSRPVRWDSDHVTIMNDQTLDLFKELVRCDALDRAHVGLDYFDASINRIGAYIIGTRATQKCILQALLEPKEQLRKYEDNGQYFERLALMEEAKSMPFGAVFDYFNLKNNVPVGEEFIQCIQQYEKDVTSKR; encoded by the coding sequence ATGAAAGCAAATTTGATTGAACAGGCATACGCCGTAGCTAAAGAGCGTTATGCAGCCATTGGTGTTGACACCGATGCAGTACTTGACCAGCTGCAGAAACAGCAGATTTCTCTGCACTGCTGGCAAACCGACGACGTGGTTGGTTTCGAGCGCAACGATGCATTGAGTGGTGGTATTCAGACCACTGGTAACTACCCCGGACGTGCACGCAACATTGACGAGGTTCGTCAGGACATTGAGTTCGTAAAGACTCTGCTGGGCGGTAACCACCGTTTGAACCTGCACGAAATCTATGGCGACTTCCAGGGCAAGTTCGTTGATCGCGACCAGGTAGAAGTAAAACACTTCCAGAGCTGGATTGACTGGGCTAAGGAGAACAACATGAAGCTCGACTTCAACTCAACCTCATTCTCACACCCCAAGAGTGGCGATCTGACACTGAGCAACCCCGACAAGTCTATCCGCGACTTCTGGATTGAACACACCAAGCGCTGCCGTCGCATTGCCGATGCTATGGGTAAGGCCCAGAATGATCCCTGTATCATGAACATCTGGGTGCATGACGGTTCAAAGGATATGCCCGTTCAGCGCAAGAAATACCGCGAAATTCTGGCTGCTTCACTCGATGAGATCATGGCCGAGAAGCTCGATGGCGTGAAGAACTGCTTTGAGGCTAAGCTGTTTGGCATTGGTCTGGAAAGCTACACCGTGGGCTCACACGACTTCTATACAGCCTACTGCGCTACCCGCAAGCAGATGTACACACTGGATACCGGTCACTACGAGCAGACCGAGAACGTTTCTGACTTCGTAAGCACCTTGCTGATGTACGTGCCCGAACTGATGCTGCACGTCAGCCGCCCCGTACGTTGGGACTCAGACCACGTAACCATCATGAACGACCAGACACTGGATCTGTTCAAGGAACTGGTACGCTGCGATGCCTTGGACCGCGCCCATGTCGGTCTCGACTACTTCGATGCTTCTATCAACCGCATTGGTGCCTACATCATTGGTACACGTGCCACACAGAAGTGCATCCTGCAGGCACTGCTCGAACCCAAAGAACAGTTGCGTAAGTACGAGGACAACGGTCAGTACTTTGAGCGTCTGGCTCTGATGGAAGAGGCCAAGTCTATGCCTTTCGGCGCTGTGTTCGACTATTTCAACCTGAAGAACAACGTGCCCGTAGGCGAGGAGTTCATCCAGTGCATCCAGCAGTATGAAAAGGATGTAACCAGCAAGCGATAA